A single window of Cellulomonas sp. NTE-D12 DNA harbors:
- a CDS encoding acetate kinase: MSTRTVLVVNSGSSSIKYQLVDPDAGTAIASGLVERIGESSGNVKHTYGDQTVKRELPVPDHAVGMRIVLDLFEEVGPSIHTSNVVAVGHRVVQGGSVFDAPALIDDDVVEKIDALSPLAPLHNPAHITGIKVARQLLPDEPQVAVFDTAFFEKLPAEAATYAIDKKVAAAHQVRRYGAHGTSHQYVSQEVARYLDRPVGELNQIVLHLGNGASASAVKGGHAVDTSMGLTPLEGLVMGTRSGDIDPAVVFHLYRNAGMSIDDIDDLLNRRSGIKGLSGENDFRALHDMIAAGDADAALALDVYVHRLKKYVGAYYAILGRLDVLTFTAGVGENDDVVRARVCEGLEPLGIVLDPERNAGRGGPKVISADGSPVTVLVIPTNEELAIARQSLAVVEAR, encoded by the coding sequence ATGAGCACCCGCACAGTCCTGGTGGTCAACTCCGGCTCGTCGTCGATCAAGTACCAGCTGGTCGACCCCGACGCCGGCACGGCGATCGCCTCGGGCCTCGTCGAGCGGATCGGCGAGAGCTCCGGCAACGTCAAGCACACCTACGGCGACCAGACGGTCAAGCGCGAGCTGCCCGTGCCGGACCACGCGGTCGGCATGCGCATCGTCCTCGACCTGTTCGAGGAGGTCGGCCCCTCGATCCACACGTCCAACGTCGTGGCCGTCGGCCACCGCGTGGTGCAGGGTGGCTCGGTGTTCGACGCGCCGGCCCTGATCGACGACGACGTGGTGGAGAAGATCGACGCCCTGTCCCCACTGGCTCCGCTGCACAACCCGGCGCACATCACCGGCATCAAGGTCGCCCGGCAGCTGCTGCCGGACGAGCCGCAGGTCGCGGTGTTCGACACGGCGTTCTTCGAGAAGCTGCCGGCCGAGGCCGCCACGTACGCGATCGACAAGAAGGTCGCCGCCGCGCACCAGGTGCGCCGCTACGGCGCCCACGGCACCTCGCACCAGTACGTCTCGCAGGAGGTGGCCCGGTACCTCGACCGCCCGGTCGGCGAGCTGAACCAGATCGTGCTGCACCTGGGCAACGGCGCCTCGGCGTCGGCCGTCAAGGGCGGCCACGCGGTGGACACCTCGATGGGGCTGACGCCGCTCGAGGGCCTGGTGATGGGCACGCGCTCCGGGGACATCGACCCGGCCGTGGTGTTCCACCTCTACCGGAACGCCGGCATGTCGATCGACGACATCGACGACCTGCTGAACCGCCGCTCCGGCATCAAGGGCCTGTCCGGCGAGAACGACTTCCGGGCGCTGCACGACATGATCGCCGCGGGGGACGCCGACGCGGCGCTCGCCCTGGACGTGTACGTGCACCGGCTGAAGAAGTACGTCGGCGCCTACTACGCGATCCTCGGCCGGCTCGACGTGCTGACGTTCACCGCCGGTGTCGGCGAGAACGACGACGTGGTGCGCGCGCGGGTGTGCGAGGGGCTCGAGCCGCTCGGCATCGTGCTCGACCCGGAGCGGAACGCCGGTCGTGGCGGCCCGAAGGTCATCTCCGCCGACGGCTCGCCCGTCACGGTGCTGGTGATCCCCACCAACGAGGAGCTGGCCATCGCCCGCCAGTCGCTGGCGGTGGTCGAGGCCCGCTGA
- the pta gene encoding phosphate acetyltransferase: MTNRKKQETPTVARSIYIASPEGDTGKSTVALGLVDLLTRTVQRVGVFRPVARSTEERDYVLELLLAHDGIDMAYDDAIGVTYEQVLDDAEGSLAKIVQRYHDVERRCDAIVVVGTDYTDVAGPTELAYNARIAANLGAPAVLVVSGKNRAPDAIHQIAEVAIAEMKANHAQVVAVVANRCAATCVDGVRAEFKDELPIWAIPDDPMLTAPTLRELVDAVGGSLIRGDEELLSREVLDLLVGAMSVEHLLDRLQPGAVVITSGDRHDVLLGLQLAHQADGFPNLAGIVLTGGLTPAPVISRLLDGLNSRLPIISTDLGTFRSASAAAATRGRLSRDSQRKVDSALALFEQHVDGTALLGALDVPRVAVVTPLMFEYELLDRARNDRKHIVLPEGGDDRILRAASTLLQRGVADLTILGDEQSIRTRATELGLVLDAAQVIDPKDGELLERFAAEYTELRKHKGMTVERAREIVSSVSYFGTMMVKLGLADGMVSGAIHTTAHTIKPSFEIIKTAPGVSNVSSCFLMCLEDRVLVYADCAVIPDPTAEQLADIAISSAATAEQFGIEPRIAMLSYSTGESGTGADVDKVRTATALVRERRPDLSVEGPIQYDAAVDASVAKTKLPDSAVAGRATVFVFPDLNTGNNTYKAVQRSAGAVAIGPVLQGLRAPVNDLSRGALVQDIVNTVAITAIQAQALAGATTRTQLPAAADPVEAATR; this comes from the coding sequence ATGACGAACCGCAAGAAACAGGAGACGCCCACCGTGGCCCGCAGCATCTACATCGCCTCACCCGAGGGTGACACCGGAAAATCCACGGTGGCTCTCGGCCTAGTCGACCTGCTCACGCGAACCGTGCAGCGCGTCGGCGTGTTCCGTCCGGTCGCCCGGTCCACCGAGGAGCGGGACTACGTGCTCGAGCTGCTGCTCGCCCACGACGGCATCGACATGGCGTACGACGACGCGATCGGCGTCACGTACGAGCAGGTGCTCGACGACGCCGAGGGCTCGCTGGCGAAGATCGTGCAGCGGTACCACGACGTAGAGCGCCGCTGCGACGCGATCGTCGTCGTCGGCACGGACTACACGGACGTCGCCGGACCGACCGAGCTGGCGTACAACGCCCGCATCGCCGCGAACCTCGGCGCGCCGGCGGTGCTGGTGGTCAGCGGCAAGAACCGGGCGCCGGACGCGATCCACCAGATCGCGGAGGTGGCGATCGCCGAGATGAAGGCGAACCACGCCCAGGTGGTCGCGGTGGTGGCCAACCGGTGCGCCGCCACGTGCGTGGACGGCGTGCGGGCGGAGTTCAAGGACGAGCTGCCGATCTGGGCGATCCCGGACGACCCCATGCTGACGGCCCCGACCCTGCGCGAGCTGGTCGACGCGGTGGGCGGCTCGCTGATCCGCGGCGACGAGGAGCTGCTGTCCCGCGAGGTGCTGGACCTGCTGGTCGGCGCGATGAGCGTGGAGCACCTGCTCGACCGCCTGCAGCCGGGTGCCGTAGTGATCACCTCCGGCGACCGGCACGACGTGCTGCTCGGCCTGCAGCTGGCGCACCAGGCCGACGGGTTCCCCAACCTGGCCGGCATCGTGCTGACCGGCGGCCTCACACCGGCCCCCGTGATCTCCCGGCTGCTGGACGGCCTGAACTCCCGGCTGCCGATCATCAGCACCGACCTGGGCACGTTCCGGTCCGCCTCCGCGGCGGCGGCGACCCGTGGGCGGCTCAGCCGCGACTCGCAGCGGAAGGTCGACTCCGCGCTCGCGCTGTTCGAGCAGCACGTCGACGGCACGGCCCTGCTCGGGGCTCTGGACGTCCCGCGCGTCGCCGTGGTCACCCCGCTGATGTTCGAGTACGAGCTGCTGGACCGGGCCCGCAACGACCGCAAGCACATCGTGCTGCCCGAGGGTGGCGACGACCGCATCCTGCGCGCCGCCTCGACCCTGCTCCAGCGCGGTGTCGCGGACCTGACGATCCTCGGCGACGAGCAGTCGATCCGGACCCGGGCCACCGAGCTGGGTCTCGTGCTCGACGCCGCTCAGGTGATCGACCCCAAGGACGGCGAGCTGCTCGAGCGGTTCGCTGCCGAGTACACCGAGCTGCGCAAGCACAAGGGCATGACGGTGGAGCGCGCGCGCGAGATCGTCTCCTCGGTGTCCTACTTCGGCACGATGATGGTCAAGCTCGGCCTGGCCGACGGCATGGTCTCCGGCGCGATCCACACGACGGCGCACACCATCAAGCCGTCGTTCGAGATCATCAAGACGGCGCCCGGCGTCAGCAACGTGTCCAGCTGCTTCCTGATGTGCCTCGAGGACCGCGTGCTGGTGTACGCCGACTGCGCGGTGATCCCGGACCCGACGGCCGAGCAGCTGGCGGACATCGCGATCTCCTCGGCGGCGACCGCCGAGCAGTTCGGCATCGAGCCGCGCATCGCGATGCTGTCCTACTCGACCGGCGAGTCCGGCACGGGGGCGGACGTGGACAAGGTCCGCACCGCCACGGCGCTGGTCCGCGAGCGCCGCCCCGACCTGTCGGTGGAGGGCCCCATTCAGTACGACGCCGCCGTGGACGCCTCGGTCGCCAAGACGAAGCTGCCGGACTCCGCGGTGGCCGGGCGGGCGACGGTGTTCGTCTTCCCCGACCTGAACACCGGCAACAACACGTACAAGGCCGTGCAGCGGTCCGCCGGCGCCGTGGCGATCGGCCCGGTGCTGCAGGGGCTGCGCGCCCCGGTCAACGACCTGTCCCGCGGCGCCCTGGTCCAGGACATCGTCAACACCGTCGCGATCACCGCGATCCAGGCCCAGGCGCTCGCCGGGGCCACCACCCGCACCCAGCTGCCCGCGGCAGCCGACCCCGTGGAGGCAGCAACCCGATGA
- a CDS encoding succinic semialdehyde dehydrogenase, producing the protein MAHDAGQPDPAHAQLHDPETDPLATYVLEPDDLRTLLARVVAGPGHAVHVAHAPFTGAPIAAVPLSRPEDVVQAVRSARAAQRLWSAAPLRERTAVLLRLHDLLLERQSDVLDLIQVETGKARTHAFEEVADVANVARHYAVRARSYLATRHAAGLLPGLTSTRVVRHPIGVVGVVAPWNVPLTMALGDALPALVAGNAVVLRPDPQTTLTALWAAELLEDAGLPVGVLQVVTGGPDIGSAVVEAADAVVFTGSTGAGRTVAAQAGRRLVPATLELGGKNALYVAEDVHVDVTAAGVVRAAFAGTGQICVSVERVYVHRAVWDELVPAFVARTRALRLGAGLDYRSDVGSLTSASQLARVVEHVEDAVGQGARVLTGGHERPDLGPYFYEPTVLTDVPATALLCREETFGPVVALSPVSSDDEAVAAMNDSEYGLNASIWTASARRGAALARRVRAGSVNVNEGYVASWASMGAPQSGWGPSGLGGRHGPEGLWLHTRQQTIAVQRGTHGVLGPWGGPTVGLERLFGLGHELWPAVYTQTLRAMRTVRLP; encoded by the coding sequence ATGGCGCACGACGCAGGGCAGCCGGACCCGGCACACGCCCAGCTGCACGACCCGGAGACGGACCCGCTCGCCACCTACGTGCTCGAGCCGGACGACCTGCGCACGCTGCTGGCCAGGGTGGTCGCCGGCCCCGGCCACGCCGTCCACGTCGCGCACGCGCCGTTCACCGGCGCACCGATCGCCGCCGTCCCGCTGTCCCGGCCGGAGGACGTGGTGCAGGCCGTCCGGAGCGCCCGTGCCGCCCAGCGGCTGTGGTCCGCCGCCCCGCTCCGGGAGCGCACGGCGGTGCTGCTGCGGCTGCACGACCTGCTCCTCGAACGGCAGAGCGACGTGCTCGACCTGATCCAGGTGGAGACGGGCAAGGCGCGGACCCACGCCTTCGAGGAGGTCGCGGACGTCGCCAACGTGGCGCGGCACTACGCCGTCCGCGCCCGCTCGTACCTGGCCACCCGGCACGCCGCCGGGCTGCTGCCCGGGCTGACGTCCACCCGGGTGGTGCGACACCCGATCGGGGTGGTCGGCGTGGTGGCGCCGTGGAACGTGCCGCTGACCATGGCCCTCGGCGATGCGCTGCCGGCCCTGGTCGCGGGCAACGCCGTGGTCCTGCGCCCCGACCCGCAGACGACGCTGACGGCGCTGTGGGCCGCGGAGCTGCTGGAGGACGCGGGCCTGCCGGTCGGCGTGCTTCAGGTGGTCACCGGCGGGCCGGACATCGGCTCGGCGGTGGTCGAGGCGGCGGATGCCGTCGTCTTCACCGGCTCCACCGGCGCCGGTCGCACGGTCGCCGCGCAGGCCGGGCGGCGGCTGGTGCCCGCGACGCTCGAGCTCGGCGGCAAGAACGCCCTCTACGTCGCCGAGGACGTGCACGTGGACGTCACAGCCGCCGGGGTGGTGCGCGCCGCCTTCGCGGGCACGGGCCAGATCTGCGTGAGCGTCGAGCGCGTGTACGTGCACCGCGCCGTGTGGGACGAGCTCGTGCCCGCGTTCGTCGCCCGGACGCGTGCGCTGCGGCTGGGTGCGGGGCTGGACTACCGGTCGGACGTCGGGTCGCTGACGTCGGCGAGCCAGCTGGCCCGGGTGGTCGAGCACGTCGAGGACGCCGTCGGCCAGGGCGCACGGGTGCTGACCGGCGGGCACGAGCGACCGGACCTCGGCCCCTACTTCTACGAGCCGACGGTCCTGACCGACGTCCCGGCCACGGCCCTCCTGTGCCGCGAGGAGACCTTCGGTCCGGTGGTGGCGCTCAGCCCGGTGTCGTCGGACGACGAAGCGGTCGCCGCGATGAACGACAGCGAGTACGGCCTCAACGCGAGCATCTGGACGGCGTCGGCACGGCGCGGGGCCGCGCTCGCTCGGCGCGTCCGCGCCGGGTCGGTGAACGTCAACGAGGGGTACGTCGCCAGCTGGGCGTCGATGGGGGCGCCGCAGTCCGGCTGGGGGCCGTCCGGGCTCGGCGGCCGGCACGGGCCGGAGGGGCTGTGGCTGCACACGCGGCAGCAGACCATCGCGGTGCAGCGGGGGACCCACGGCGTGCTGGGTCCGTGGGGCGGCCCGACGGTGGGGCTCGAGCGGCTCTTCGGGCTGGGGCACGAGCTCTGGCCGGCCGTCTACACGCAGACGCTGCGGGCCATGCGGACGGTGCGGCTGCCGTGA